One genomic region from Clarias gariepinus isolate MV-2021 ecotype Netherlands chromosome 22, CGAR_prim_01v2, whole genome shotgun sequence encodes:
- the LOC128509999 gene encoding histone-lysine N-methyltransferase set-1-like isoform X3: MMMRRRRRRKPSPLEEATTFSLKKKEQDGLEARFINEFKGRGVFSCTDFDKGDFLLEYRGDLISREECERRRRIYHDALKVFIVDAALDDGSLGRLVNDDHLKPNCRMKTIRVDGKPHLCLFAIRSICPGEEITYNYGDSEWPWRCKMTSSKNSPPPEQKDTADKKASKKCPISELPSDSAACEELTVVTDEVTLGMAQLSSEKQNYIEKNGGEKVYPVKESLVKEELSFCLSTQGLEQVRLCDSVKPVDLMLKITFLLVPLIMYSEDAH, translated from the exons atgatgatgaggaggaggaggaggaggaagcccAGTCCACTGGAGGAGGCCACAACCTTCAGCCTTAAGAAGAAAGAACAAGATGGTCTGGAAGCTCGGTTTATAAATGAGTTTAAAG GGAGAGGTGTGTTTAGTTGTACTGACTTTGATAAGGGAGATTTCCTATTGGAGTACAGAGGGGATCTCATAAGCAGAGAAGAATGTGAGCGGAGGCGAAGAATATATCATGATGCCCTCAAAGTGTTCAT TGTTGATGCAGCCCTGGATGATGGCTCCCTTGGGAGACTGGTGAATGATGATCATCTAAAACCAAACTGCAGAATGAAGACCATCCGTGTGGATGGTAAACCTCATCTTTGTTTATTTGCCATAAGAAGCATCTGTCCTGGTGAAGAGATCACATACAATTACGGCGATTCTGAGTGGCCATGGCGATGCAAG atGACATCGTCTAAGAATTCACCACCTCCAGAACAAAAAGATACAGCAGAtaaaaaggcatccaaaaag tgCCCGATAAGCGAGTTGCCATCAGACAGTGCTGCCTGTGAAGAACTGACCGTAGTAACAGATGAG GTTACCCTTGGTATGGCCCAATTGTCCTCAGAGAAGCAGAATTATATTGAGAAGAACGGTGGGGAGAAG GTTTATCCTGTCAAAGAGTCGTTGGTTAAAGAGGAGCTGAGCTTTTGCTTATCAACACAAGGACTTGAAcag GTGAGATTGTGTGACAGTGTGAAGCCAGTGGACCTGATGCTGAAGATAACGTTCCTGCTGGTGCCTCTAATCAT GTATTCAGAAGATGCCCACTGA
- the LOC128509999 gene encoding histone-lysine N-methyltransferase set-1-like isoform X2, with translation MMMRRRRRRKPSPLEEATTFSLKKKEQDGLEARFINEFKGRGVFSCTDFDKGDFLLEYRGDLISREECERRRRIYHDALKVFMYEFRFNGKFLCVDAALDDGSLGRLVNDDHLKPNCRMKTIRVDGKPHLCLFAIRSICPGEEITYNYGDSEWPWRCKMTSSKNSPPPEQKDTADKKASKKCPISELPSDSAACEELTVVTDEVTLGMAQLSSEKQNYIEKNGGEKVYPVKESLVKEELSFCLSTQGLEQVRLCDSVKPVDLMLKITFLLVPLIM, from the exons atgatgatgaggaggaggaggaggaggaagcccAGTCCACTGGAGGAGGCCACAACCTTCAGCCTTAAGAAGAAAGAACAAGATGGTCTGGAAGCTCGGTTTATAAATGAGTTTAAAG GGAGAGGTGTGTTTAGTTGTACTGACTTTGATAAGGGAGATTTCCTATTGGAGTACAGAGGGGATCTCATAAGCAGAGAAGAATGTGAGCGGAGGCGAAGAATATATCATGATGCCCTCAAAGTGTTCATGTATGAATTTCGATTCAACGGCAAATTCCTTTG TGTTGATGCAGCCCTGGATGATGGCTCCCTTGGGAGACTGGTGAATGATGATCATCTAAAACCAAACTGCAGAATGAAGACCATCCGTGTGGATGGTAAACCTCATCTTTGTTTATTTGCCATAAGAAGCATCTGTCCTGGTGAAGAGATCACATACAATTACGGCGATTCTGAGTGGCCATGGCGATGCAAG atGACATCGTCTAAGAATTCACCACCTCCAGAACAAAAAGATACAGCAGAtaaaaaggcatccaaaaag tgCCCGATAAGCGAGTTGCCATCAGACAGTGCTGCCTGTGAAGAACTGACCGTAGTAACAGATGAG GTTACCCTTGGTATGGCCCAATTGTCCTCAGAGAAGCAGAATTATATTGAGAAGAACGGTGGGGAGAAG GTTTATCCTGTCAAAGAGTCGTTGGTTAAAGAGGAGCTGAGCTTTTGCTTATCAACACAAGGACTTGAAcag GTGAGATTGTGTGACAGTGTGAAGCCAGTGGACCTGATGCTGAAGATAACGTTCCTGCTGGTGCCTCTAATCATGTAG
- the LOC128509999 gene encoding histone-lysine N-methyltransferase set-1-like isoform X1 — protein sequence MMMRRRRRRKPSPLEEATTFSLKKKEQDGLEARFINEFKGRGVFSCTDFDKGDFLLEYRGDLISREECERRRRIYHDALKVFMYEFRFNGKFLCVDAALDDGSLGRLVNDDHLKPNCRMKTIRVDGKPHLCLFAIRSICPGEEITYNYGDSEWPWRCKMTSSKNSPPPEQKDTADKKASKKCPISELPSDSAACEELTVVTDEVTLGMAQLSSEKQNYIEKNGGEKVYPVKESLVKEELSFCLSTQGLEQVRLCDSVKPVDLMLKITFLLVPLIMYSEDAH from the exons atgatgatgaggaggaggaggaggaggaagcccAGTCCACTGGAGGAGGCCACAACCTTCAGCCTTAAGAAGAAAGAACAAGATGGTCTGGAAGCTCGGTTTATAAATGAGTTTAAAG GGAGAGGTGTGTTTAGTTGTACTGACTTTGATAAGGGAGATTTCCTATTGGAGTACAGAGGGGATCTCATAAGCAGAGAAGAATGTGAGCGGAGGCGAAGAATATATCATGATGCCCTCAAAGTGTTCATGTATGAATTTCGATTCAACGGCAAATTCCTTTG TGTTGATGCAGCCCTGGATGATGGCTCCCTTGGGAGACTGGTGAATGATGATCATCTAAAACCAAACTGCAGAATGAAGACCATCCGTGTGGATGGTAAACCTCATCTTTGTTTATTTGCCATAAGAAGCATCTGTCCTGGTGAAGAGATCACATACAATTACGGCGATTCTGAGTGGCCATGGCGATGCAAG atGACATCGTCTAAGAATTCACCACCTCCAGAACAAAAAGATACAGCAGAtaaaaaggcatccaaaaag tgCCCGATAAGCGAGTTGCCATCAGACAGTGCTGCCTGTGAAGAACTGACCGTAGTAACAGATGAG GTTACCCTTGGTATGGCCCAATTGTCCTCAGAGAAGCAGAATTATATTGAGAAGAACGGTGGGGAGAAG GTTTATCCTGTCAAAGAGTCGTTGGTTAAAGAGGAGCTGAGCTTTTGCTTATCAACACAAGGACTTGAAcag GTGAGATTGTGTGACAGTGTGAAGCCAGTGGACCTGATGCTGAAGATAACGTTCCTGCTGGTGCCTCTAATCAT GTATTCAGAAGATGCCCACTGA